The nucleotide window TGGTCCTGATCAAAGACCGCCTGGGCATCCTGAACGCCGACGATCTCGCCGCGAAGATGAGCGTCATCCAGAAGAACCTCGACCAGACGTATTTCGCGTGGTTCGGCCCCACCACCTCGGCGGGCGCGGCGTATCACCGCGTCACCGGGCCGAGCGTCATCATCGAATTCTCGCCGCAGGCCAACGACGGCGATCCGGCCAATCACCTGCACAACATGTACCGTGATCCCACCAACGAGTACGGCGCGGCCTGGACGACGCTGAAATAGCGGACGTGCCACGGGGCGGCCACGTCCCAGCCACCTTTCAAAATTCTCGGAGAAGCATGCACATGAGCCACAAGAACACCATGTTGACCGCCCTGAGTGTCCTGACGCTCGCCTGCTCGTCCTTGCTCGGCAGCACCCAGGCCGCGACTATCACCGCCGACGCCCAGACCACGAAGGTGGTCACGGCCGCTAACGTGTTCCTGAACACCCTGAGCGCCGCGCAGAAGAAGACCCTGAGTTTCGCCTACACCGACACCACGCAGCGCGCCCGCTGGTCGAACTTTCCTACCGGCATCTTTCAGCGGGTCGGACTGAAGTGGGGCGACATGAGCACCGCGCAGCGCAGTGCCCTGATCACCCTGCTCAGCACGGTGCTGAGCGTGGACGGCCTGAGCATGGTCAGGCAGCAGATGAACGCTGATGATGTGCTGAAGACGCAGGGCGGGGGCGGACATCTGACGTTCGGCAGTGACGAGTATGTCGTGGCGCTCCTGGGCGCGCCATCCGGCACGTCACCCTGGATGCTGCAGTTCGGCGGGCATCATCTGGCGATCAATGCCACTGTCGTCGGCTCTCACATCACCCTGGCGCCCAGTCTGACCGGGGGGCAGCCGATCAAGACGACCCAGAACGGCAAGACCGTCATCCTGATCGCGAAGGTGCCGCAGGAAGTCAAGGACGCCTTCACCCTGCTGAGCAGCCTGAGTGCGGCGCAGAAGGCCAAAGCGGTGCTGGGCAGCACGAGCATCGACCTGGTGCTGGGGCCGGGGAAAGACGGGAAGACCCTCCAGCCGGAAGGCCTGTCGGGCAACGCCATGACCACCATGCAGAAGACGCAGTTCCTGACGTTGATCAGAGACCGCCTCGGCATCCTGAACGCCGATGATCTGGCCGAAAAAATGACGGCCATCCAGAAGAATCTCGACACAACTTACTTTGCGTGGTACGGCTCCACCACGGCAGCGGGCACGGCCTATTACCGCGTGACCGGCCCCACTGTGCTGATCGAATTCTCGCCGCAGTCGCTGGGCGGCGATTCCAGCAACCATCTGCACAACATGTACCGCGATCCCACCAATGACTATGGTGTGGCCTGGACAAAGTGAACGTGTCCATGAAGCCTGCCTGTGCCCTGCTCCTGCTGCTGTCGGGGATGACAGCCGCCCATCCGGTGGATGAGATGGTGCAGGGAGCGTACCTGACCCTCGCGCCGGGCGTGGTGCAACTGGAACTCGATCTGACACCGGGAAGTGCGGTGGCAGCGACGCTGCTCAAAGCCCTCGACGCGAACGGTGACCGGCAGATCAGCCCTGCCGAGGGGCGAATCTTCGCTAAGCAGGTCTTGGGACAGTCGACGCTGACCTTGAACGGTGTGGCCGCGCCGTGGACACTCGATCTGGTGAGCGTGCCGCCGTACCAGAACCTGCTGACCGGCAACGACGTGCTGAAGATCTACGCCACTGCCAAGCGCCTAGACCGAGTGGGGGCGGGCACGCTGACCTATCAGAACCGCTATCAGCCGGTTAAGAGTCAGTGGATGGCCAATATCTTCCTACTGCCAGGAAAGGGCTGGCAGTATCAGGTCGCCGGACAGACGCACACCAACGACGGGCGTGGGTTCACCGTGGCGTACCGTGTACTTCACCCATAACCCCAAAGGAGTCTCCCCATGAAGAATACTACCCTCCCTGCCCTGCTGTTGACCTCGGCTACACTGTATGCCGCCGGTGGTGCAGGGGCGCCCACTCCCGCCCAACAACAGGCCACCCAGACACAGGCCATCGTGGCGGTCACCACCACCTTTCTGCATTCGCTAAGTGCCGCCCAGCGGGCGCAGGTGCAGTTCGCCTTCACCCCGCAGAAAACCGCCACCGTCGCCCAGTTCAAAGGCGGCATGAATGGCACTTCGACCTTTTTGGGTGAGCAGTATGGCCAGTCGCGCTGGTCGAACTATCCCGTCAGTGACGTGCCGCGCCCCGGCCTCACCCTTGGTCATCTGAATGCCGCGCAGCGCCAGGCGGCCATGAACGTCCTGAAGGTCATCCTCAGCACTGAGGGCTATCAGAAGGTGGTGGACATCATGGACGCCGATCAGGTGCTCTCGGCGAGCGGCACACCGTACGATGACGGCAAAGCCTTTTACACGCTGGGGGTCTTCGGAACACCAAGCGCCACCGCGCCCTGGATGCTGCAGGTTGGTGGGCACCACCTTGGACTCAACGTCGTGGTGGTGGGGACGAACGTCTCGCTTACCCCGACCCTGACCGGAGATCAGCCCGCGTCCTTTGTGCGCAACGGCCAGAC belongs to Deinococcus ruber and includes:
- a CDS encoding DUF3500 domain-containing protein, with the translated sequence MSHKNTMLTALSVLTLACSSLLGSTQAATITADAQTTKVVTAANVFLNTLSAAQKKTLSFAYTDTTQRARWSNFPTGIFQRVGLKWGDMSTAQRSALITLLSTVLSVDGLSMVRQQMNADDVLKTQGGGGHLTFGSDEYVVALLGAPSGTSPWMLQFGGHHLAINATVVGSHITLAPSLTGGQPIKTTQNGKTVILIAKVPQEVKDAFTLLSSLSAAQKAKAVLGSTSIDLVLGPGKDGKTLQPEGLSGNAMTTMQKTQFLTLIRDRLGILNADDLAEKMTAIQKNLDTTYFAWYGSTTAAGTAYYRVTGPTVLIEFSPQSLGGDSSNHLHNMYRDPTNDYGVAWTK
- a CDS encoding DUF3500 domain-containing protein yields the protein MKNTTLPALLLTSATLYAAGGAGAPTPAQQQATQTQAIVAVTTTFLHSLSAAQRAQVQFAFTPQKTATVAQFKGGMNGTSTFLGEQYGQSRWSNYPVSDVPRPGLTLGHLNAAQRQAAMNVLKVILSTEGYQKVVDIMDADQVLSASGTPYDDGKAFYTLGVFGTPSATAPWMLQVGGHHLGLNVVVVGTNVSLTPTLTGDQPASFVRNGQTVRPLGDENDKAFRLMNALSTAQQKKATLTYQINDLVLGPGQDGKTLQPEGLPASEMTPAQQALLFDLIGEWARMLNPTDAAPKLAQIKANLNRTYFAWHGNTTNPSPVYYRITGPTLHIEFAHQQADRPGTGAQKNGINHIHTVYRDPTNEYGTAWTMPK